From the genome of Cinclus cinclus chromosome 12, bCinCin1.1, whole genome shotgun sequence, one region includes:
- the SNTN gene encoding sentan, protein MATSRLLPWGRASIHLLAIAQLLGDHKHPGLEMCGCRTSVPSTKQYSVSQAAPASTKKGPTAAAGMPKGIPIAKQLASVKALRKGSDLEKAFATAALVYNSYADPESKLSKAETKSLLQSQFWHFIQGQENKPKYQEIISSLDEESENKINFEDFMILLLSLTLMSDLLQEIKNVKTTK, encoded by the exons ATGGCTACAAGCAGGCTGCTTCCATGGGGCAGAGCTTCAATCCACCTGCTTGCTATTGCTCAGTTGCTTGGAGATCACAAACACCCTGGCCTCGAGATGTGTGGCTGCAGAACAAGTGTTCCCAGTACGAAGCAGTACTCGGTCAgtcaggcagctcctgcttccaCCAAAAAAggccccacagctgctgcaggcatgCCCAAGGG CATACCCATAGCCAAGCAGCTGGCATCAGTAAAAG CTCTAAGAAAAGGCTCAGACCTTGAAAAGGCTTTTGCTACTGCAGCTTTGGTGTATAACAGCTATGCTGACCCTGAGAGCAAGCTCAGCAAAGCTGAAACCAAGAGCTTACTGCAGTCCCAGTTTTGGCATTTCATACAG GgtcaagaaaacaaaccaaaataccaggaaataatttcttccttggaTGAGgagtcagaaaacaaaattaattttgaagatTTCATGATCTTGTTACTCAGTCTCACTCTAATGTCTGACCTACTGCAGGAGATCAAAAATGTGAAAACCACAAAATGA
- the SYNPR gene encoding synaptoporin has product MEAVDQLASAGTFRVVKEPLAFLRVLEWLFAIFAFATCGGYSGELRLSVDCANKSESDLSIDIAFAYPFRLHQVNFEAPTCEGKRRETLALIGDFSSSAEFFVTIAVFAFLYSLAATVVYIFFQNKYRENNRGPLIDFIVTVVFSFLWLVSSSAWAKGLSDVKVATDPDEVLLLMSACKQQSNKCLPVRSPVMSSLNTSVVFGYLNFILWAGNIWFVFKETGWHSSGQRHPADTMEKQPSGYNQGGYNQDSYGPAGGYNQPGSYGQVGEYGQPQSYGQSGPTSFSNQI; this is encoded by the exons CTTTTTGCAATCTTTGCATTTGCAACATGCGGCGGGTACTCTGGAGAGCTGCGCCTCAGTGTGGACTGTGCAAACAAGTCAGAGAGTGACCTCAGCATTGACATAGCCTTTGCCTACCCCTTCAG GTTGCATCAAGTGAATTTTGAGGCTCCCACTTGTGAAGGCAAGCGCCGGGAAACGCTGGCCTTGATAGGAGACTTCTCCTCTTCGGCAGAATTCTTCGTCACCATCGCGGTCTTCGCCTTCCTCTACTCGCTGGCTGCCACCGTGGTTTATATCTTCTTCCAGAACAAGTACCGTGAAAACAACAGAGGGCCTTTAATT GATTTCATTGTGACAGTGGTCTTCTCATTCTTGTGGCTAGTGAGCTCATCTGCTTGGGCTAAAGGACTGTCAGATGTAAAGGTTGCAACTGACCCTGatgaagtgctgctgctgatgtcTGCCTGCAAACAGCAGTCCAACAAATGCTTGCCTGTTCGCAGCCCTGTTATGTCAAGCCTCAACACTTCGGTT GTCTTTGGCTACTTGAACTTTATCCTCTGGGCAGGCAACATTTGGTTTGTGTTTAAGGAGACGGGCTGGCATTCCTCAGGCCAGCGGCACCCTGCGGACACCATGGAGAAGCAGCCCAGTGGCTACAACCAAGGTGGTTACAACCAAGACAGCTATGGGCCAGCTGGTGGCTACAACCAGCCAGGCTCCTATGGCCAGGTGGGTGAATATGGCCAGCCCCAGAGCTATGGGCAGAGTGGGCCAACCTCCTTCTCTAATCAAATTTAG